The Pseudomonas viciae genomic interval GCGTTGCGCCAGCTGAACGGCCAGACCTGCGTGCCGCCCATCGGCGAAGATCGCGCCCCCGTATGGCCGGCCCATGTCAGCGGTTCGATCACCCACAGCACGGGTCGGGCGGCAGCCATCGTCGCCAGGAAAGATCACTGGCAAGGCTTGGGCATGGACCTGGAAAACCTGCTCGACGCCGAACGGGCCGAGCGCCTGGCTGGCGAAATCCTCACCCCGCCCGAGCTCCTGCGCATGACCACCCTCGCGCAAGATGAGCGGGCATTGCTGGTGACCCTGACCTTTTCAGTGAAGGAAAGCCTGTTCAAGGCGCTGTACCCGATCGTCGGGCAGCGCTTTTATTTCGAGCATGCCGAAGTGCTGGAATGGACACACAGCGGACAGGTGCGACTTCGGCTACTGACGAACCTGTCGACCGAGTGGCGCCATGGCAGCGAGCTGCAGGGGCAGTTTGGGGTCAAGGATGGGCAGTTGTTGAGTCTGGTGGGGATCAAGGCCTGAACTCAGTAGTGCCTGGAAGGGCCCCATCGCGAGCAAGCTCGCTCCCACATTGGAATGCGGTCCTCTGTGGGAGCGAGCTTGCTCGCGATGAGGCCGGCACAGGTGCCACACCTCTCAAGACCTATCCTGATGCCTCGGCCAACTCAAGCTGAAACAGGCCCCACCCAGGCTCTTGCTCTTGCCGACCAACGCCCGGCCGTCGTGCCAATGAATGATCCGTCGCACAATCGACAACCCCAACCCATGACCACCCGAAGCACGGGCGCGGCTATCGTCCAGGCGCAGGAAAGGCTTGAACACTCGCTCCCACGCCGCCTCCGGCACGCCCGGCCCATCGTCCTCGACGTCGACCCGACAACGCAACTGGCCCACCTGGTAGCTGACGGTCACCCGCGAGCTGGCGTGGCGCATGGCATTGCCTACCAGATTCTGCAGGGCGCGGTGCAGGAAGCGTGGCTCGGCCTCGACCCAGGCGCCGTCACAATCGGCGGCGGACAGGCATAGACCGCGCTCGACCGTAACCCCCACCCGCAGCGGTCCCAACTCCTCGATCACTTGATTGACCAACGCATCCAGATCCACCCGCTGGAAATTCAGGGCCGGCGAACCCTGCTCCAACCGCGCGTAGGTCAACATCTCGTCCACCAGTCGATCGAGGTCTTCGATGTCGTGGTCCATACCCGCCAGGTATTTGTCCCGGGCCTGGGGCGTGGTGGCGCTGCCGAGCATTTCCAGGCCAAAACGCAGGCGTGCCACCGGGGTACGCAGTTCATGGGACACCGCGCGCACCAGCTCACGCTGAATCGCCAATAGCTGCTGCAAATGCTCGGCCATGCCATTGAACGCGGCGGCCAACCGCCCCACCGAGTCGGCCCCCCGGGCCGGTACGCGGGTTTCCAGGCTGCCCTGGGCGATCTGGGTCGCGGCCGATTCCAGGCCGCGCAGCCGCCGCTCCAACTGGCGCACCAACAGATAGACGATCAAGCCGATCAGGCTCAGCCCCAGCGCCGCGATCAACACCAACCATTGCGGTGGATAAGGGTTCATCTGGTACAGCGGGCCGATCTCCAGCACCCACGGCGTACCGACCATGCCGGCGAACACCCGGATCGAATCGCCGCCCTTGCCCAGCGCCATCACCGTGTCACCCTCGGACACCCGACGGCGCTGGTCTTCGTCCATGTCCGCCGCCGCGACAGTCATCAGGCGCAGGTCGAAACCGAAACCTTTTTCCTGCTTGAGTTGCGCGAGCCGTTCAGGCTGCTCGCCGACCGGGTAGCGCACCAGCTCGTCGGCCAGCAGGTAGATGGTCGCCCGGGCCAGTTGCTCGCTGATCTGTTGGACCTCCCCCACCAGCATCAGTTGTTCGCCATCGCTGACCAACCGATAGACCTTCGCCGCATGGGGCCCGGTCTGCTCCACCAATGCCTGGCCGCGCAGCACGCCAGTGCGCTGGCGGAGGTCCAGGTCGGTCTGGGCAAAGGTCTGCAAGGCCAGGGGGATGCCGAGCAGGCGCTCCCACACCGCCAACGCCCGCCGACGCTCGGTGTCGTTCATTGCCCGCAGGTTGTCGGCCATCAAGGAAAACGTACCGTGGGCCAGGCGCTCACGGTATTGCTCGCTGCGCGTCTGGTTGAGCAGATGCAAGGCCAACACGCCGAGTACCGCCACGAGCACCAGTGCGGCACACATGCCGCCATAGATGCGCAGGAAGATCGAGTTCACGGCGCCGGGTCTACGCAAGCTTCAGGAACGAACAGGTAGCCTTTGCTGCGAATGGTCTTGATCAGCCGTGGATGGTCCGGGTCGTCGCCGATCTTGGGGCGGATGCGCGAGATGCGTACATCGATGGAGCGGTCTTGGCCGTCATAACCGATGCCACGCAGGGCCGTGAAAATTTCCTCCCGGGACAGTATGCGTCCGGCATTGGACACCAGCAGCCACAGCAGGTCGAATTCGGCACTGGTCAGTTCGATGCCATTGCCCTGCAACCAGGCTTCGCGCAAGGCGTTGTCCACCACCAGCGGACCGAATTGCAGGCGCCGCTGCTTTTGTGGCCCCGACGGTTCCGGTTCGCTACGCCGCAGCAAGGCCTGGATGCGCGCCAATAGCAAACGCGGGCGCACCGGCTTGCAGACGTAGTCGTCGGCGCCCAGGTCCAGGCCCTGGATCTGATCGGTGTCATCGGTGCGGGCGGTGAGCATCAGGATCGGCCCGTCGTAATGCGCGCGCACCTTGCGGCAGATGCTCAGGCCGTCCTCGCCGGGCAGCATCAGGTCGAGAATCACCAGGTCCGGCTGCTCGGCGATGATCCGCGCCGCCGCCACGGCGCCGTTACCTTCGATGGCCACGCGCAGGCCGTTGCTTTCAAGGTATTCACGGGTCAACTCGGCCAGACGCTGGTCATCCTCGACGATCAATACCTGCCAGGCTTCTTGTTCCACGGGGGCCTCGTCTTGTTGCGAATATAAAAGGAAGGATCGGCACTCACCTGTGGCGAGCAAGCTCCCTCGCCACAAAAGGTGCCCACTCCAGGTATTCGAACACAGCGCCTCCCCCATCTTTTTGTCATGTTAAAGGAGGATAAACATGCTCATGCACGGGCCGATTGTATAAACGTCGCCCTCGGAGAAAACAAGCGGACAAATGCATTCGGTCGCGCGCGACTTGTGTGGTAACGTCCGCGCCCGAAAAAACCATCGGGCTGTTTTCGAGCCGTCAAAACGATGAAAAAAGGTCCACTCCAGCTAGGTCGCGGCCTACAGAGCAGTTCCACGTTTCGCACACAAATTACGCACAGGCTTATCCACAGGTAGTACGTTGCATTCACCCCCCAAAACGCATTATCTTGTAGCCCGCCGCGTAAAAAACCCTACATGTAGGGTTTTAGGCCAAAAACCAAACACAAGTCGGACAGAGAATTCAAGCGCTTTTCTTGCTTCTGTCTACCTGAAACAGCGCATTTTTCCCAAGCCCAGACCGCCCCTGCGGATGGCAACTGTTTCAAGGTCGAAAACGACCGAAACGGTACGGGTGTTGCAGTCCATTGCTGCCACCCCGCAATCCGGTTTCGAGCCTTGGCTTGGAACCCCAGAACTTCGGATGGAAGCGGCATTTAACGCCTGCCTCCTACTGTCCCGAAGTTGTTATGCCCGGCGCCAGTCGGTTGTAGTGCTTCAGGACGGAACGGTGGGCACCGTGATGGTGCCCAAACAAACATAAAGAACGTGGAGACACCCATGCACACCGACACAACTCGCGAGAACCCGCAGGGCACCGCGCCGCTGGCCGCCGATTCGAGCCCGGATCTGTCCGCCACCGCGCCGGGCCAACTGCGTGTGATCAAGCGTAACGGCACTGTCGTTCCTTACACCGATGACAAGATCACCGTCGCCATCACCAAAGCGTTCCTCGCAGTTGAAGGCGGCACCGCTGCCGCTTCGTCGCGAATCCACGACACCGTGGCCCGCCTGACCGAGCAGGTCACCGCGACCTTCAAGCGTCGCATGCCATCGGGCGGCACTATCCACATCGAAGAAATCCAGGACCAGGTCGAACTGGCCCTGATGCGTGCCGGCGAGCAGAAAGTGGCTCGCGACTACGTGATCTACCGTGATTCGCGCGCCAAGGAACGTGCCATCCGCACCCCGGCCGACGCACCGGTACAAGCTCACCCATCGATCCGCATCGCCCGCGCCGACGGCAGCCTGGCGCCGCTGGACATGGGCCGCCTGAACACCATCGTCACCGAGGCCTGCGAAGGTCTGGAAGAAGTCGATGGCGACCTGATCCAGCGCGAAACCCTGAAGAACCTCTATGACGGCGTCGCACTCAAGGACGTCAACACTGCGCTGGTGATGACCGCGCGCACCCTGGTGGAACGCGAGCCGAACTACTCCTTCGTGACCGCCCGCCTGCTGATGGACACCCTGCGTGCCGAAGGCCTGAGTTTCCTGGAAGTCGCCGAGAGCGCGACCCACCACGAGATGGCCGACCTGTACGCCAAGGCCCTGCCGTCCTACGTCGCCAAGGGTATCGAATACGAATTGCTGAACCCGGTGCTGGCCGAATTCGACCTGGAAAAACTCGGCAAGGCCATCAACCACGAGCGCGACCAGCAGTTCACCTACCTGGGCCTGCAAACCCTGTACGACCGTTACTTCATCCACAAGGATGGCGTGCGTTTCGAACTGCCGCAGATCTTCTTCATGCGCGTGGCCATGGGCCTGGCGATCGAAGAGAAACAGCGTGAAGACCGTGCCATCGAGTTCTACAACCTGTTGTCGTCCTTCGACTACATGGCCTCGACCCCGACCCTGTTCAACGCCGGTACCCTGCGTCCACAGCTGTCGAGCTGCTACCTGACCACCGTGCCGGACGACCTGTCGGGCATCTACGGCGCGATCCACGACAACGCCATGCTGTCGAAATTCGCCGGCGGCCTGGGTAACGACTGGACTCCGGTTCGCGCGTTGGGCTCGTACATCAAGGGCACCAACGGCAAATCCCAAGGCGTCGTGCCGTTCCTCAAAGTGGTCAACGACACTGCGGTCGCGGTCAACCAGGGCGGCAAGCGCAAAGGCGCGGTCTGTGCCTACCTGGAAACCTGGCACATGGACATCGAAGAGTTCATCGAGCTGCGCAAGAACACCGGTGATGACCGTCGTCGTACCCACGACATGAACACCGCCAACTGGATCCCTGACCTGTTCATGAAGCGCGTCTTCGATGACGGCAAGTGGACCCTGTTCTCGCCGTCCGAAGTACCGGACCTGCACGACCTGACCGGCAAGGCTTTCGAAGAGCGCTACGAGTACTACGAAGCCCTGACCGAGTACAACAAGATCAAGCTGTTCAAAGTCGTCCAGGCCAAAGACCTGTGGCGCAAGATGCTCTCGATGCTGTTCGAAACCGGCCACCCATGGCTGACCTTCAAGGATCCGTGCAACCTGCGCAGCCCGCAGCAGCACGTGGGCGTGGTCCACAGCTCGAACCTGTGCACCGAGATCACCCTGAACACCAACAAGGACGAGATCGCGGTCTGCAACCTGGGCTCGATCAACCTGCCGAACCACATCGTCGACGGCAAGCTGGACACCGCCAAGCTGCAACGCACCGTGAACACCGCCGTGCGCATGCTCGACAACGTGATCGACATCAACTACTACTCGGTGCCGCAAGCGAAGAACTCCAACTTCAAGCACCGTCCGGTCGGCCTGGGCATCATGGGCTTCCAGGACGCTTTGTACCTGCAGCACATCCCGTACGGTTCCGATGCCGCGGTCGAGTTCGCCGACAAGTCCATGGAAGCGGTCAGC includes:
- a CDS encoding 4'-phosphopantetheinyl transferase family protein; translated protein: MNALPALPACCTPLDEHWLLPDALPNTVLLSTRFDPLLLSGNDFLHSAIEPPASIQRSVAKRQTEFLAGRICARAALRQLNGQTCVPPIGEDRAPVWPAHVSGSITHSTGRAAAIVARKDHWQGLGMDLENLLDAERAERLAGEILTPPELLRMTTLAQDERALLVTLTFSVKESLFKALYPIVGQRFYFEHAEVLEWTHSGQVRLRLLTNLSTEWRHGSELQGQFGVKDGQLLSLVGIKA
- a CDS encoding ATP-binding protein translates to MNSIFLRIYGGMCAALVLVAVLGVLALHLLNQTRSEQYRERLAHGTFSLMADNLRAMNDTERRRALAVWERLLGIPLALQTFAQTDLDLRQRTGVLRGQALVEQTGPHAAKVYRLVSDGEQLMLVGEVQQISEQLARATIYLLADELVRYPVGEQPERLAQLKQEKGFGFDLRLMTVAAADMDEDQRRRVSEGDTVMALGKGGDSIRVFAGMVGTPWVLEIGPLYQMNPYPPQWLVLIAALGLSLIGLIVYLLVRQLERRLRGLESAATQIAQGSLETRVPARGADSVGRLAAAFNGMAEHLQQLLAIQRELVRAVSHELRTPVARLRFGLEMLGSATTPQARDKYLAGMDHDIEDLDRLVDEMLTYARLEQGSPALNFQRVDLDALVNQVIEELGPLRVGVTVERGLCLSAADCDGAWVEAEPRFLHRALQNLVGNAMRHASSRVTVSYQVGQLRCRVDVEDDGPGVPEAAWERVFKPFLRLDDSRARASGGHGLGLSIVRRIIHWHDGRALVGKSKSLGGACFSLSWPRHQDRS
- a CDS encoding response regulator; this translates as MEQEAWQVLIVEDDQRLAELTREYLESNGLRVAIEGNGAVAAARIIAEQPDLVILDLMLPGEDGLSICRKVRAHYDGPILMLTARTDDTDQIQGLDLGADDYVCKPVRPRLLLARIQALLRRSEPEPSGPQKQRRLQFGPLVVDNALREAWLQGNGIELTSAEFDLLWLLVSNAGRILSREEIFTALRGIGYDGQDRSIDVRISRIRPKIGDDPDHPRLIKTIRSKGYLFVPEACVDPAP
- a CDS encoding ribonucleoside-diphosphate reductase subunit alpha, with the translated sequence MHTDTTRENPQGTAPLAADSSPDLSATAPGQLRVIKRNGTVVPYTDDKITVAITKAFLAVEGGTAAASSRIHDTVARLTEQVTATFKRRMPSGGTIHIEEIQDQVELALMRAGEQKVARDYVIYRDSRAKERAIRTPADAPVQAHPSIRIARADGSLAPLDMGRLNTIVTEACEGLEEVDGDLIQRETLKNLYDGVALKDVNTALVMTARTLVEREPNYSFVTARLLMDTLRAEGLSFLEVAESATHHEMADLYAKALPSYVAKGIEYELLNPVLAEFDLEKLGKAINHERDQQFTYLGLQTLYDRYFIHKDGVRFELPQIFFMRVAMGLAIEEKQREDRAIEFYNLLSSFDYMASTPTLFNAGTLRPQLSSCYLTTVPDDLSGIYGAIHDNAMLSKFAGGLGNDWTPVRALGSYIKGTNGKSQGVVPFLKVVNDTAVAVNQGGKRKGAVCAYLETWHMDIEEFIELRKNTGDDRRRTHDMNTANWIPDLFMKRVFDDGKWTLFSPSEVPDLHDLTGKAFEERYEYYEALTEYNKIKLFKVVQAKDLWRKMLSMLFETGHPWLTFKDPCNLRSPQQHVGVVHSSNLCTEITLNTNKDEIAVCNLGSINLPNHIVDGKLDTAKLQRTVNTAVRMLDNVIDINYYSVPQAKNSNFKHRPVGLGIMGFQDALYLQHIPYGSDAAVEFADKSMEAVSYYAIQASCDLADERGAYETFQGSLWSKGILPLDSQQILIAQRGQKYIDVDLNESLDWAPVRARVQKGIRNSNIMAIAPTATIANITGVSQSIEPTYQNLYVKSNLSGEFTVINPYLVRDLKARGLWDSVMINDLKYYDGSVQQIERIPQELKALYATAFEVDTKWIVDAASRRQKWIDQAQSLNLYIAGASGKKLDVTYRMAWYRGLKTTYYLRALAATSTEKSTINTGKLNAVSSGGNHGDDSVLAAPAGPAPVPKACAIDEPDCEACQ